From the Pontiella agarivorans genome, one window contains:
- a CDS encoding response regulator, which translates to MKEIFRILIVDDDASFRSAQKRNVRRMHLRMNVQVEILEAANGSEALEMIKSQSPGCVLLDHNMPGGSGLSCLKNMLDYDPGLAIIMLTGQGSEQLAVDAMKNGAMDYLVKGSISPDELRRAILNAIEKVELRRTIESQREELLDAERQRVMIESLGTACHHIGQPATVINAYLQMMEQQETDGETREMIAACMKASEAMAEILQKLQFVSQYRETPYLPGSEHVGDAIIALD; encoded by the coding sequence ATGAAAGAAATCTTTCGAATTCTGATCGTCGACGACGATGCAAGCTTCAGGAGCGCGCAAAAGCGCAACGTACGGCGTATGCACCTGCGCATGAATGTGCAAGTGGAAATTCTCGAGGCGGCGAACGGGAGCGAAGCGTTGGAAATGATTAAGTCCCAATCGCCTGGATGCGTCCTGCTTGATCATAATATGCCTGGCGGTTCCGGGTTGAGCTGTCTGAAAAACATGCTGGATTATGATCCGGGACTGGCCATCATTATGCTGACAGGGCAGGGGTCCGAACAGCTGGCAGTCGATGCCATGAAAAATGGAGCAATGGACTATCTGGTTAAAGGTTCCATCTCGCCCGATGAGCTTCGACGTGCCATCCTCAATGCCATTGAAAAAGTTGAATTAAGGCGAACTATCGAGAGCCAGCGTGAAGAGTTGCTGGATGCTGAGCGTCAGCGAGTCATGATTGAGAGTCTGGGAACCGCCTGCCACCATATCGGGCAGCCCGCTACGGTGATCAATGCCTACCTGCAAATGATGGAACAGCAGGAAACCGATGGCGAAACGAGAGAAATGATTGCGGCCTGCATGAAAGCCTCCGAGGCGATGGCCGAGATTCTTCAGAAGCTCCAGTTTGTCAGTCAATATCGTGAAACCCCCTACCTTCCGGGATCAGAGCATGTCGGCGACGCCATTATTGCATTAGACTGA
- a CDS encoding MinD/ParA family protein: MEPKEQTAEATVSRQLRCLAIGSGKGGVGKTVISVGLSVALVEMGYRVLLFDADLGLANVDLQIGIDPVFTLQDVVYGECPLEQAVASVPGGPDVLAASSGAREMATMSESRREMLVDDLIRFSAGYDFLIIDTEAGIGAGAIAFLQAMPQVNVVVANEPTSVMDAYSLIKILSAEPVPPEIRLVVNSVKTEEEGQRLAMRLNETMKRFLGRTIEIAGIVLYDSVVGDAIRARRSVVHFAPQSAPAIGLRHLAHSIVSSNKARDFGKPMDRSAFGNMATVGQSGAGSEDEK, translated from the coding sequence ATGGAACCAAAAGAACAAACCGCTGAAGCCACGGTATCCCGTCAGTTGCGTTGTCTTGCAATTGGCAGTGGGAAAGGGGGCGTCGGAAAAACCGTCATCTCTGTCGGACTTTCCGTGGCCTTGGTTGAAATGGGGTATCGTGTATTACTGTTTGATGCGGATCTGGGCTTGGCGAATGTTGACCTGCAAATTGGAATTGATCCGGTTTTTACCTTGCAGGATGTGGTCTACGGCGAATGTCCGCTTGAACAAGCTGTGGCATCGGTTCCCGGAGGTCCTGACGTTTTAGCCGCCTCATCCGGAGCCCGCGAGATGGCGACCATGAGCGAGTCGCGTCGGGAAATGCTGGTTGATGATCTGATCAGGTTTTCCGCCGGATATGATTTTCTGATTATTGATACCGAGGCGGGCATTGGTGCCGGTGCCATTGCTTTCCTGCAAGCCATGCCGCAAGTCAATGTGGTGGTGGCCAATGAGCCGACTTCTGTGATGGATGCATATTCGCTGATCAAAATACTTTCTGCAGAACCTGTTCCGCCGGAAATCCGGTTGGTGGTTAACAGCGTGAAAACCGAAGAAGAAGGGCAGCGCCTGGCGATGCGTCTGAACGAAACCATGAAACGTTTTCTGGGGCGCACCATCGAGATCGCCGGAATCGTGTTGTACGATTCTGTCGTGGGCGATGCGATTCGGGCGCGGCGCAGTGTGGTTCATTTTGCTCCGCAGTCTGCTCCGGCGATTGGACTGCGGCATCTGGCCCATTCCATCGTGTCTTCTAATAAGGCGCGCGATTTTGGTAAGCCGATGGATCGGAGTGCATTTGGAAATATGGCAACAGTGGGGCAAAGCGGTGCCGGCTCGGAGGACGAGAAATGA
- a CDS encoding response regulator, protein MDENSTMEAVTAKKKILFVDDEPNILQGFRRLLRNHRTRWDMEFVASGQEALEKLATDDFDIIVTDLCMPTMSGVNLLDQVKTLYPNMIRFILSGHADSDMIMQSVGVAHQFLAKPCDAELFQEAITRAVHLQKLLHPKQVQSIIQDGASLPTLPELYQELTAVLQSRNSNAEKISAVISKDVSITAKVLQLVNSAFFGLTRRVDSIPQAVGLLGAGTISNIVMISQVFGEFDPGKVEEFGIRDIYAHSLTVGSYAARLVKAVGHSRKSIDEAMLAGMVHELGKLVLINSNNETWLELYRNRKQLTQPFCEAEREALGTTYAEVGAYLIGLWGLSNYVVEAVADHIRPATALSSGSFGSLAALHLANGFYSHQNPDFEGKSPLDMDYLESLGIVDRIDEFQQLCAVGADEK, encoded by the coding sequence ATGGATGAAAACAGCACAATGGAGGCGGTAACAGCTAAAAAGAAAATTCTGTTCGTCGACGATGAACCTAATATTTTACAGGGGTTCCGGCGGCTGTTACGGAATCACCGCACTCGATGGGATATGGAATTTGTGGCATCGGGACAGGAGGCGCTGGAGAAACTGGCGACGGACGATTTCGATATTATTGTGACGGATCTGTGCATGCCGACGATGAGCGGTGTGAACTTGCTTGATCAAGTGAAGACGCTGTATCCGAATATGATCCGCTTCATTCTTTCCGGTCATGCGGATTCGGATATGATCATGCAATCGGTCGGTGTGGCCCATCAGTTTTTAGCGAAACCTTGCGATGCGGAACTTTTTCAGGAAGCCATTACACGGGCAGTTCATTTGCAAAAGCTGCTTCATCCCAAACAGGTTCAGAGCATCATTCAGGACGGGGCGTCGTTGCCCACGTTGCCGGAACTTTATCAGGAATTGACCGCGGTTTTACAATCGCGCAACAGCAATGCTGAAAAAATAAGCGCAGTTATTTCAAAGGATGTATCCATTACAGCGAAGGTGCTGCAATTGGTCAATTCCGCCTTTTTCGGCCTCACGCGAAGGGTCGACAGTATTCCTCAGGCTGTGGGACTTCTCGGAGCGGGGACGATCAGTAATATCGTTATGATCTCCCAGGTGTTCGGGGAATTTGATCCCGGCAAGGTGGAAGAGTTCGGTATTCGCGATATTTATGCGCATTCGCTTACCGTCGGTTCTTATGCTGCCCGCCTGGTCAAGGCGGTCGGGCATTCCCGTAAATCAATTGATGAAGCGATGCTGGCCGGCATGGTGCATGAGCTCGGTAAACTTGTGTTGATCAACAGTAATAATGAGACGTGGCTGGAACTCTATCGTAATCGCAAGCAGTTGACCCAACCGTTCTGTGAGGCGGAGCGCGAGGCACTGGGCACCACCTATGCCGAAGTCGGTGCCTATCTGATTGGCTTGTGGGGACTGTCTAATTATGTGGTAGAAGCTGTGGCCGATCATATTCGTCCGGCGACTGCATTGAGTTCGGGAAGTTTCGGTTCGCTGGCGGCACTTCATTTGGCCAATGGTTTTTATTCGCATCAGAATCCGGATTTTGAAGGGAAATCCCCGCTCGATATGGATTATCTTGAATCGCTGGGGATTGTTGATCGGATTGATGAATTTCAACAACTATGCGCTGTCGGCGCGGATGAAAAATGA
- a CDS encoding response regulator — protein sequence MENNSQEQEMDKGCILIVDDSPAMQHHLKTLLGKAGYELHLAALGEDACVLAKRIRPHLILLDVMLPDMSGYEVCKSLKQTEETRDIPVVFVSSITEVEERIKGLKLGALDFIAKPIEKKILLTKTDTYVRLCRDDRMLKSMHAELQVSYSKHKQFSLALDNASEAVVFTDTQGQITYFNYLFQLLTQYSPETEADRMLANYFINPANLQTELYRVSLKSTPSTVESRMKNSTREFPVIIKCSAILDESGCPKGLMLVIQDQTERIKSDAERKSLEMELFHAQKLEAVGQLASGIAHEINTPVQFIGDNIHFIQDSLVQLFDLQQVQAKLLEAAKSAGLDAALTDAVEQAQVNADLDYLLEELPLAISQSLEGVDRVASIVLAMKEFAHPGTTEKAPACLQEAIETTLTVARNKWKYVATVETDFDDALPPVPCLISEFNQVILNLVVNACDAISDIVEGTGEKGHILISTRLAGAHAEVSVRDSGGGIPEKIQSRIFDPFFTTKDVGRGSGQGLAIAREVIVNKHGGKFFFETEVGEGTTFIIQLPLESDHG from the coding sequence ATGGAGAATAACAGTCAAGAACAGGAAATGGACAAAGGGTGCATTCTGATTGTGGACGACAGTCCTGCTATGCAACACCACCTCAAGACTTTATTGGGTAAAGCCGGCTATGAGCTTCATCTCGCGGCTCTGGGGGAAGACGCGTGCGTGCTCGCAAAACGAATTCGGCCTCATTTGATTCTGCTGGATGTCATGTTGCCGGATATGTCCGGTTATGAAGTTTGTAAATCGCTCAAACAAACGGAAGAAACCCGCGATATTCCGGTGGTATTTGTGAGTAGCATTACCGAGGTCGAGGAACGGATAAAAGGACTGAAACTGGGGGCTCTTGACTTTATTGCGAAGCCGATTGAGAAGAAAATTTTACTCACTAAAACCGACACGTATGTTCGGCTCTGCCGTGATGACCGTATGCTGAAGTCGATGCATGCTGAGCTTCAGGTTTCCTATTCCAAGCACAAGCAGTTTTCTCTTGCTCTGGACAATGCCTCTGAAGCCGTGGTCTTTACCGATACGCAGGGACAGATCACCTATTTCAATTATTTATTTCAATTGCTGACCCAGTATTCCCCCGAAACCGAAGCGGATCGGATGCTGGCCAATTATTTTATCAATCCGGCAAATCTTCAGACCGAATTATATAGAGTCTCATTAAAGAGTACTCCTTCTACGGTTGAATCCCGGATGAAAAACAGTACGAGGGAATTTCCGGTCATCATTAAGTGCTCGGCAATTTTGGATGAAAGTGGATGTCCGAAGGGCTTAATGCTGGTGATTCAAGATCAGACCGAGCGGATCAAATCCGATGCAGAACGTAAAAGTCTGGAGATGGAATTGTTCCATGCTCAAAAACTCGAAGCCGTGGGCCAGTTGGCATCGGGTATTGCCCATGAAATCAATACGCCGGTTCAATTTATTGGCGATAACATACACTTTATTCAGGATTCGCTGGTTCAGTTGTTCGATCTTCAGCAGGTGCAGGCAAAGCTTTTGGAAGCGGCGAAATCGGCAGGATTGGATGCCGCTCTGACGGATGCGGTTGAACAGGCACAGGTCAATGCCGATTTGGACTATCTTCTCGAGGAATTGCCCCTTGCCATTTCGCAGTCGCTGGAAGGGGTTGACCGTGTGGCCTCAATCGTACTGGCCATGAAGGAATTTGCTCATCCCGGAACGACAGAGAAAGCGCCCGCCTGTTTGCAGGAAGCCATTGAAACGACATTAACCGTGGCACGTAACAAGTGGAAGTATGTCGCTACGGTGGAAACTGATTTCGACGATGCGCTTCCGCCGGTTCCATGCCTGATAAGTGAATTCAATCAGGTCATCCTTAATTTGGTCGTTAACGCCTGTGATGCCATCAGTGATATTGTGGAGGGCACCGGTGAGAAGGGGCATATACTGATTTCGACGCGATTGGCGGGAGCTCATGCGGAAGTGAGCGTGCGGGATAGCGGTGGTGGTATCCCTGAAAAAATACAAAGCCGGATATTCGATCCGTTTTTTACAACCAAAGATGTTGGTCGCGGATCCGGCCAGGGGCTGGCTATTGCTCGGGAAGTCATTGTGAATAAGCACGGTGGTAAATTCTTTTTTGAGACTGAAGTGGGGGAGGGTACAACATTTATAATTCAGCTTCCTTTGGAGTCAGATCATGGATGA
- the flhA gene encoding flagellar biosynthesis protein FlhA encodes MLNIRKSDIVTSLVLLLVLAVMFIPIPTPLLDMLLVINIAVSILMMVYIISIKDPLEFSSFPTVLLLVTLMRLSVNVSSTRQILLNAFAGDVIESFGDFVAGGNYLVGLVIFAIIVVINFKVITKGSGRIAEVAARFTLDALPGKQMSVDADLNQGIIDEKEAIARREKLVKETDFYGAMDGASKFVSGDAMAGLIIIVLNIIAGFAIGMTQKGMGAGEALSRYTILTIGDGLVSQIPALVISTAAGVLVTRATSDGDLGMEVKGQLFCQPRPMMLTGGMLVAAGLVPGLPFFPFMLIGVISGGMGYALNVKQKRDGGKPALADGSVAGQLDSASAGVPAVAKPAAEPTAKAYKDILNIAAMELKIGFGLVHLVDRQQGGNLIDRIGNVRQQVAEAMGIIVPPVNVQDDMGLASNEYRVLVRGLEVARYTMASGCLLAIDPSGEVELEGFQKAKDPSFGFNAYWVPEGRRSVAEARGLTLVDSASVITTHLSTLVRSHAADLLGRQDVSDLIDQVKDHHKAVVEELIPSKLEIGSVHRVLQELLKEQVSIRDLPTILETLADSAAQTKDIGLLTELSRHALGGTIVQPYLTPDGMLKAIGLHPDLEQLLKESGTAIGATTTLRMDPELARGVLDHISTAVGAAREAGAEPVLIASPAVRRLAKQLAQCEIKTLPVLSLGEIPEWVNVDIINMIPAPAKAA; translated from the coding sequence ATGTTGAATATTCGTAAATCAGATATCGTAACTTCGCTGGTCCTTTTACTGGTTCTGGCGGTCATGTTCATCCCGATTCCCACGCCGCTGCTAGACATGCTGCTGGTTATCAATATTGCCGTCAGTATTCTGATGATGGTCTATATTATCAGCATTAAGGATCCTTTGGAATTTTCCTCCTTTCCGACGGTGCTGTTGCTGGTGACGCTGATGCGGCTTTCGGTGAATGTTTCTTCCACCCGGCAGATTCTGCTCAATGCCTTTGCCGGTGATGTGATTGAATCATTTGGCGATTTTGTTGCGGGAGGTAACTACCTGGTCGGTCTGGTTATTTTTGCCATTATTGTGGTCATCAATTTTAAGGTAATTACGAAGGGTTCCGGTCGTATTGCCGAAGTGGCGGCCCGCTTCACGCTGGATGCACTTCCGGGAAAACAGATGAGTGTTGATGCCGACCTTAATCAGGGAATCATTGACGAGAAAGAAGCGATTGCACGCCGTGAAAAACTGGTCAAGGAAACGGATTTCTACGGGGCGATGGACGGGGCCAGTAAATTTGTCAGCGGCGATGCCATGGCGGGTTTGATTATTATTGTTCTTAACATTATCGCCGGCTTCGCCATTGGAATGACGCAAAAGGGTATGGGGGCCGGCGAAGCACTCTCTCGCTATACCATCCTCACCATCGGTGACGGCCTGGTGTCGCAAATTCCGGCACTGGTTATCTCCACAGCTGCCGGTGTGCTTGTGACCCGTGCTACGAGCGACGGCGACCTGGGTATGGAAGTTAAAGGACAGCTTTTCTGTCAGCCGCGCCCGATGATGCTAACCGGCGGTATGTTGGTTGCTGCCGGGCTTGTTCCCGGACTGCCTTTTTTCCCGTTTATGCTCATTGGAGTAATTTCCGGCGGTATGGGCTACGCGTTGAATGTGAAACAAAAACGCGATGGGGGGAAACCTGCACTTGCCGACGGGAGTGTTGCCGGGCAGCTTGATTCTGCCTCTGCGGGAGTTCCGGCCGTTGCAAAGCCCGCTGCCGAGCCAACCGCTAAAGCCTATAAAGACATTTTGAATATCGCAGCTATGGAACTGAAAATCGGGTTCGGACTGGTCCATCTGGTAGACCGCCAGCAGGGCGGTAACCTGATTGACCGTATCGGTAATGTCCGCCAACAGGTGGCCGAGGCCATGGGAATTATTGTTCCGCCGGTGAATGTGCAGGATGATATGGGACTGGCCAGTAATGAATATCGCGTATTGGTTCGCGGGTTGGAGGTGGCGCGCTACACGATGGCCTCGGGTTGCCTGCTCGCCATCGATCCTTCCGGAGAGGTGGAGCTTGAGGGCTTTCAGAAAGCAAAGGATCCGTCTTTTGGGTTCAATGCTTATTGGGTACCGGAAGGGCGTCGCAGTGTGGCCGAGGCTCGCGGCCTGACGTTAGTTGATTCCGCCAGTGTGATCACCACGCATCTGTCAACCCTTGTGCGGTCCCATGCAGCCGATCTGCTGGGGCGTCAGGATGTCAGCGATCTGATTGATCAGGTCAAGGATCACCACAAAGCAGTCGTTGAGGAGCTGATTCCCAGTAAACTGGAGATCGGTTCTGTACATCGCGTGCTTCAGGAGCTGCTGAAGGAGCAGGTATCCATTCGCGATCTGCCCACCATTCTCGAAACACTGGCCGACAGCGCCGCGCAAACCAAAGACATCGGTTTGCTGACCGAGCTTAGTCGTCACGCTTTGGGGGGTACCATTGTTCAGCCTTACCTTACGCCTGACGGTATGCTTAAAGCGATTGGTCTGCATCCAGATCTGGAGCAATTGTTGAAAGAGTCAGGTACCGCCATCGGAGCGACCACCACCTTGCGAATGGATCCGGAACTTGCGCGTGGCGTGCTCGATCATATCAGCACCGCTGTCGGGGCTGCTCGGGAAGCCGGTGCTGAGCCTGTTTTAATCGCGAGCCCTGCCGTGCGGCGGCTGGCCAAGCAGCTGGCTCAGTGCGAAATAAAAACCCTGCCGGTTCTCTCGCTGGGTGAGATTCCCGAATGGGTGAACGTTGATATCATCAACATGATTCCTGCACCAGCTAAAGCCGCCTAG
- a CDS encoding sigma-70 family RNA polymerase sigma factor, whose protein sequence is MIAGAPVKPPVVIKQSHEALWDAFQNNGAEVIDALIEAYMPLAHRALERISMRLPSHIAVDDLLQAALVGLYKAVLDFDSTRGVPFEGYAYPRIRGAILDELRSCDSLSRSKRKRVDQVEQVISEWMKEYGEMPAEEEIAAELGMSIAEFNQLMDEAKPLCSLDAGGVDMKPLHETLADPNGASEEGAHRHDLQRLLRIGFSKLDQREQKILYLYYFEELRLSEIAILFDLTEARISQIHALSVVRLRAVLLDQFPSEFAA, encoded by the coding sequence ATGATCGCCGGAGCACCAGTTAAGCCGCCGGTTGTGATCAAGCAGTCTCATGAGGCACTTTGGGATGCGTTTCAAAATAACGGTGCAGAGGTTATAGACGCGCTGATTGAGGCCTATATGCCGCTCGCCCACCGGGCTCTGGAGCGTATCTCGATGCGATTGCCTTCGCATATTGCTGTCGATGATCTTTTGCAGGCGGCACTCGTTGGACTCTATAAAGCGGTTCTGGACTTTGATTCAACACGCGGCGTGCCTTTCGAAGGCTATGCCTATCCCCGTATCCGAGGAGCTATTCTGGATGAATTGCGTTCCTGTGATTCGCTTTCCCGCAGTAAACGCAAGCGGGTGGATCAGGTGGAACAGGTGATTTCTGAATGGATGAAAGAGTACGGCGAGATGCCTGCTGAAGAAGAAATCGCTGCCGAACTGGGGATGAGTATTGCGGAATTCAATCAGTTAATGGATGAAGCCAAACCTCTGTGTTCGCTGGATGCCGGCGGGGTCGATATGAAACCGCTGCATGAAACTCTTGCGGATCCGAACGGAGCATCGGAAGAGGGGGCTCACCGACACGATCTTCAACGGCTGCTGCGTATCGGATTCAGTAAGCTTGATCAGCGAGAACAGAAGATTCTTTATCTCTACTATTTTGAAGAACTTCGTTTGAGTGAGATCGCCATACTTTTCGACCTGACTGAAGCGAGAATTTCACAAATCCATGCGTTGAGCGTCGTACGTCTGCGAGCCGTTTTGCTCGATCAGTTCCCCTCGGAATTTGCGGCTTAA
- a CDS encoding flagellar basal body rod protein FlgB, whose amino-acid sequence MNETVEILGKLMDATALRQKVLSNNLANANTPGYIRKDVEFSAALADALDDGVDDIRKVQPEVISDTDAPLDSRGNSVSLQKEMGEIAQNALLYDFAAEMTGQKFNLLRKAISGTK is encoded by the coding sequence ATGAATGAAACAGTTGAAATTCTAGGCAAGCTGATGGATGCAACCGCGCTCCGTCAGAAAGTGCTTTCCAATAACCTGGCCAATGCCAATACCCCCGGATATATCCGAAAGGATGTCGAGTTCAGTGCGGCTTTGGCCGATGCACTGGATGACGGTGTTGATGATATTCGTAAGGTACAGCCCGAAGTGATTTCCGATACCGATGCTCCGTTGGATAGCCGGGGAAACAGCGTTTCACTTCAAAAGGAAATGGGCGAAATTGCCCAGAATGCACTGCTTTATGATTTCGCCGCGGAAATGACAGGACAAAAATTCAACCTGCTCCGCAAAGC
- a CDS encoding HD domain-containing phosphohydrolase, whose translation MKNQILFVDDEQNVLDGIRRQLRRQFEIDTALGPDEGLRYIEEGKSYAVVVSDMRMPGMDGISFLNRVAQLSPFTVRMMLTGNADQKTASDAVNKGNIFRFMNKPCPTETMSMHLKDALLQFELVHAEKELLEKTLKGSIEVLVEILALTNPVAFSRAERIKYYMSQCVLALGRHDLWKFEVAAMFSQMGYVTIPTDIMEKSFAGMELTDTESAMITEHAKDTHRMIDKIPRLEDVGKMIEVMDSDDCGECEGDVVALGGQLLRTIIEFDRLMLQGARPYQALHTMRQGAVPFNERLLKLLEEVQPPQIEKTVKCIHVQDLHIGMVLAEDIRNTSNTLIVSKGQSVNGLMQRHLGNFLRQKTIGEKIRVYEERQVFTV comes from the coding sequence TTGAAAAACCAGATTCTCTTTGTAGATGATGAACAGAATGTTCTCGACGGTATCCGGCGTCAATTACGCAGGCAGTTCGAGATCGACACTGCTCTTGGGCCTGATGAAGGACTCAGATACATTGAAGAGGGAAAGTCATATGCAGTGGTTGTATCGGATATGCGCATGCCGGGTATGGATGGCATCAGCTTCCTCAACCGGGTGGCACAGCTGTCGCCTTTCACCGTGCGCATGATGCTCACGGGTAATGCTGACCAAAAGACCGCCAGTGACGCCGTTAACAAGGGGAATATCTTCCGGTTTATGAACAAGCCCTGTCCGACGGAAACCATGTCCATGCATCTGAAGGATGCCCTGCTGCAGTTCGAATTGGTTCATGCTGAAAAGGAACTGTTGGAAAAAACTCTTAAAGGCAGTATCGAGGTATTGGTCGAGATTCTTGCACTGACGAATCCTGTAGCTTTCAGTCGTGCCGAACGGATCAAATACTATATGTCTCAGTGCGTGCTGGCTCTGGGCAGGCATGATCTTTGGAAGTTTGAGGTGGCCGCCATGTTTTCGCAAATGGGCTATGTGACTATCCCCACTGATATCATGGAAAAATCTTTTGCGGGAATGGAACTGACTGATACCGAGTCGGCTATGATTACTGAGCACGCAAAGGATACCCATCGAATGATTGATAAGATTCCCCGTCTTGAGGATGTGGGAAAAATGATTGAGGTTATGGATTCCGATGATTGCGGAGAATGCGAAGGGGATGTCGTTGCTCTTGGCGGCCAGCTTCTGCGGACCATCATTGAATTTGACAGGCTGATGTTGCAGGGAGCGCGGCCCTATCAGGCGCTGCATACCATGCGGCAAGGGGCAGTCCCTTTCAACGAGCGTCTGCTCAAACTTCTTGAAGAAGTTCAGCCGCCTCAAATCGAAAAAACCGTTAAGTGTATCCACGTTCAGGATTTACATATCGGTATGGTGTTGGCCGAGGACATCCGTAATACCAGTAATACTTTGATTGTGAGTAAAGGCCAGTCGGTCAATGGTTTGATGCAACGGCACTTGGGGAATTTTCTTCGGCAGAAAACCATTGGCGAAAAAATTCGCGTATATGAAGAACGGCAGGTTTTTACCGTATGA